One Ranitomeya variabilis isolate aRanVar5 chromosome 5, aRanVar5.hap1, whole genome shotgun sequence DNA window includes the following coding sequences:
- the LOC143773708 gene encoding uncharacterized protein LOC143773708: MEKSSTSKKKIADAVHTRWKSIRDRFVRDYRNSQNVPSGAGAKRVTPYVHYEQLLFLQKTLSQRSTICSTAAPRQAEELEPSPLEPSQQTGTEDVSVISEPRSGERSTVASGVSARLQSVRGRKRASQKDEADAIIVDGLQRVEDMCRSELKDLRREITDLQSRESVYSANEWKLLFLSYVPVAQNIPAHRNLLFRQRLNDLLEEFVGPQEPAPSRTRSIDMPAYNPQYRARCEPSIEHQRQSSSPSYTWADNTPAQYQSL; the protein is encoded by the exons atggagaagtcgtcaacctcaaagaaaaaaattg cggatgcggtccatactcgctggaaatcaataagggaccgctttgtccgtgactaccggaatagTCAAAATGTACCAAGCGGAGCAGGTgcaaaacgggtgaccccgtatgtgcactacgagcaattgctctttcttcaaaaaacattgtctcagcgctc cacgatctgcagtaccgccgcgcctagacaggcagaagaactggagccatctccactggaaccaagtcagcagacgggcactgaagacgtctctgtcatcagcgagccacgatctggggagagaagcactgtggcttcaggtgtgagtgcccggttgcaatcagtgcgtggacgcaagcgagcttcacaaaaagatgaagctgatgccattattgtcgatggacttcagcgggttgaggacatgtgtcggagtgaactgaaagacctgaggcgggaaattaccgacttacaatctcgcgagtctgtatattctgcaaatgaatggaagctactttttttgtcctatgttcccgtagcacaaaatatcccggcacacagaaaccttttgtttcggcaaagactgaatgaccttcttgaggaatttgtgggaccccaggagccagctccatcgagaaccagaagcatagacatgccggcctacaaccctcaatatagagcccgGTGTGAACCGAGCAttgaacatcagagacaaagtagcagtccatcatacacctgggcagacaatacacccgcgcaataccagagtctatag